The following proteins are encoded in a genomic region of Candidatus Cloacimonadota bacterium:
- a CDS encoding nucleoside monophosphate kinase: MTDAIVFLGIQGSGKGTQAKLLAERTGFKHINIGDLLREQVSLKTSIGLRVSEIIQSGSLVSDELVFELIQASLNKDCSGIIFDGFPRTLAQAEHLVKHFRLARVYYLDLSEEQAIARMEGRRVCKECGRNYHLMYHPPQHECICDDCGGVLITRADDSPDAIKKRIAAFFDETYALKKFFEKLGVLVQISAANSVSEVKTAIWADALLD, from the coding sequence ATGACAGATGCCATAGTATTTTTAGGAATTCAAGGTAGCGGGAAAGGCACTCAGGCAAAGCTGCTTGCGGAGCGCACTGGGTTTAAGCATATCAATATTGGAGATTTGCTAAGAGAACAGGTGAGCCTTAAAACGAGTATCGGGTTAAGAGTTTCGGAAATTATCCAAAGCGGTAGTTTGGTGTCTGACGAGTTAGTTTTTGAGCTTATCCAAGCTAGCCTTAATAAGGACTGTTCCGGAATAATCTTTGATGGTTTTCCCCGTACCTTAGCTCAAGCAGAGCATTTGGTAAAACACTTCAGATTAGCCAGGGTATATTATTTGGATTTATCTGAGGAGCAGGCAATAGCTCGCATGGAGGGAAGAAGGGTGTGCAAGGAGTGTGGCAGAAATTACCATCTTATGTACCACCCGCCCCAACATGAATGTATTTGTGACGATTGCGGGGGGGTACTGATAACGCGTGCAGATGACTCTCCGGATGCTATCAAAAAACGCATAGCCGCTTTCTTTGATGAAACTTATGCGCTAAAGAAATTCTTTGAGAAGCTGGGAGTTCTAGTTCAGATTTCGGCAGCTAACAGTGTTTCGGAGGTTAAGACAGCTATTTGGGCAGATGCGCTTTTGGATTGA